A portion of the uncultured Bacteroides sp. genome contains these proteins:
- a CDS encoding tetratricopeptide repeat protein, whose protein sequence is MIKKLYLPLLMAMIVALSSCSKKMGELSSDYFTTTPQVLEAVAGKVPVTINGKFPEKYFNKKAVVEVTPVLKWEGGQVKGQPAVFQGEKVEGNDQAISYKTGGSFTMKTSFDYVPEMAKSELYLEFNAKIGKKTIAIPPVKVADGVISTSELLGNTLGSANLANGDDAFQRIIKDAHQANIMFLIQQANLRASELKSLGIKDFNKQVADINAAENKKISNIEISAYASPDGGMDLNTGLAEKREANTAKYLNKELKKGKVNTTVDSKYTAEDWDGFQELVSKSNIQDKELILRVLSMYQDPEQREREIKNISSVYKNLADDILPQLRRSRLTLNYEIIGKSDEEIAKLAGTDASQLNVEELLYASTLTKDNAKKEEIFTKATKQFPNDYRAYNNLGNIAYQAGDLAKAESFFKKAASIKATPEVNMNLGLVALAKGDKTAAESYFGKAAGAKELSESMGNLYVAQGQYERAVNSFGGAKTNSAALAQILAKDYNKAKNTLAGVENPDAYTDYLMAILGARTNNASMLTSSLKSAIKKDASLAKKASTDLEFAKYFTDATFLSVIK, encoded by the coding sequence ATGATTAAGAAGTTGTATTTGCCGTTACTTATGGCTATGATTGTTGCACTTTCATCGTGTAGCAAAAAGATGGGTGAATTGTCATCTGACTATTTCACTACGACCCCCCAAGTACTGGAAGCAGTAGCTGGTAAAGTTCCCGTAACTATTAACGGAAAATTTCCTGAAAAGTATTTTAACAAGAAAGCTGTAGTAGAAGTAACTCCCGTTTTGAAATGGGAAGGAGGTCAAGTAAAAGGACAGCCTGCAGTATTCCAAGGAGAGAAAGTGGAAGGAAACGACCAAGCTATTTCTTATAAAACAGGTGGCAGTTTTACGATGAAGACATCGTTTGATTACGTTCCTGAAATGGCTAAATCTGAATTATACCTTGAGTTTAATGCAAAGATTGGCAAGAAAACAATTGCTATCCCTCCTGTTAAAGTAGCAGATGGTGTAATCTCAACTTCAGAACTTCTTGGTAACACTCTAGGCAGCGCCAACCTTGCTAATGGTGACGATGCTTTCCAACGTATTATCAAAGATGCTCACCAAGCGAACATCATGTTCCTTATCCAACAAGCTAACTTACGTGCGAGCGAATTAAAATCTTTAGGCATTAAAGATTTCAATAAGCAAGTTGCAGACATAAATGCTGCTGAGAACAAAAAAATCAGTAACATCGAAATTTCTGCTTACGCATCTCCTGATGGTGGAATGGACCTGAACACTGGTTTAGCAGAAAAGCGTGAAGCTAACACCGCTAAGTACTTAAATAAAGAACTTAAAAAAGGAAAAGTAAACACTACTGTTGACTCCAAATACACTGCTGAAGATTGGGACGGATTCCAAGAATTAGTTTCTAAATCAAACATCCAAGATAAAGAATTGATTCTCCGCGTTCTTTCAATGTATCAAGATCCTGAACAAAGAGAAAGAGAAATCAAAAACATCTCTTCTGTTTACAAGAACTTGGCTGATGACATTCTTCCTCAATTGAGACGTTCACGTTTGACTTTGAATTATGAAATCATTGGCAAGTCTGATGAAGAAATTGCTAAATTAGCTGGCACTGACGCTAGTCAATTGAACGTTGAAGAACTTCTTTATGCTTCAACTCTTACAAAAGACAACGCTAAGAAAGAAGAGATCTTCACTAAAGCAACGAAACAATTCCCTAACGACTATCGTGCATACAACAACCTTGGTAATATCGCTTATCAAGCTGGTGACCTTGCAAAAGCTGAATCATTCTTTAAAAAAGCTGCTAGCATAAAAGCTACTCCTGAAGTAAATATGAATCTTGGTCTTGTTGCTTTGGCTAAAGGCGACAAAACTGCTGCTGAATCTTACTTCGGTAAAGCTGCCGGTGCTAAGGAATTAAGCGAATCAATGGGTAACTTGTACGTTGCACAAGGCCAATACGAAAGAGCAGTAAACTCTTTTGGTGGTGCAAAGACAAACAGTGCTGCTTTGGCTCAGATCTTAGCTAAAGATTATAATAAAGCTAAGAACACTCTTGCCGGTGTTGAAAATCCTGATGCTTACACAGACTACTTAATGGCTATCTTAGGTGCAAGAACAAACAATGCATCTATGCTAACAAGCAGTCTTAAGAGCGCAATCAAGAAAGATGCTTCATTAGCTAAGAAAGCGTCAACGGACCTCGAGTTTGCTAAATACTTCACTGACGCTACTTTTTTGAGCGTTATCAAATAA
- a CDS encoding TlpA disulfide reductase family protein: MNRICLLFIASLCLFGCNSHSGKVNISGEIKGLGNDTIYLYGTNELSDLMDTIYVKEDKFSHTLSIDTLTSAMLFLNSQTECPLFLAKGDKIEIKGDRKHLNLLEVNGNRFNEEITNFQQSINSKGKLSEKMLENKVEEFIRQHHTSLVSIYLLKKYFVQKATPDFSKIKQLIALMNGQLQDDPYIDQLSKYIEQYENVGIGKPAPFFSINNVSGKRVSLSDIKGKYILLNFWASWSDSCKKENRELRKIHQVYGKKANFTMLGISLDIDKQSWKQTVKNDTLNWQQLCDFSGWESPVIKQYSIQSLPNYYLIAPDGKIVAREQKCEALKRKLQEIVK; encoded by the coding sequence ATGAATAGGATTTGCCTTTTATTTATTGCATCTCTTTGCTTATTCGGATGTAATTCGCATTCAGGTAAAGTTAATATCAGCGGTGAAATTAAAGGACTGGGAAACGACACCATTTATCTTTATGGCACAAACGAATTATCCGACCTAATGGATACGATCTATGTAAAAGAAGATAAGTTTTCCCACACTCTCTCCATAGATACTCTCACCTCTGCCATGCTATTTCTCAACTCCCAAACTGAATGCCCCCTCTTTTTAGCAAAGGGCGACAAAATTGAAATCAAAGGAGATAGAAAACATCTAAACCTTCTTGAAGTCAATGGGAATCGCTTCAATGAAGAAATCACAAACTTTCAGCAGTCGATAAATAGTAAAGGAAAGCTATCGGAAAAAATGCTAGAAAACAAAGTCGAAGAATTTATTCGTCAGCACCACACCTCTTTAGTTAGCATCTATTTACTCAAAAAATATTTTGTCCAGAAAGCAACTCCTGACTTTAGCAAGATAAAGCAACTCATCGCCCTAATGAATGGGCAACTACAAGACGATCCTTACATCGATCAATTGAGCAAATATATAGAGCAATATGAAAATGTAGGTATCGGCAAACCAGCTCCATTCTTTAGCATCAATAATGTAAGCGGAAAAAGAGTTTCTCTTTCTGACATTAAAGGTAAATACATACTGCTAAACTTCTGGGCATCATGGAGCGACTCATGCAAGAAGGAGAACCGGGAACTACGAAAGATTCACCAAGTTTATGGCAAGAAAGCCAACTTCACCATGCTCGGCATCTCACTGGATATTGACAAGCAAAGCTGGAAACAAACCGTGAAAAATGACACGCTTAACTGGCAACAACTTTGCGACTTCTCCGGATGGGAATCACCCGTAATCAAACAATACTCCATACAAAGCTTACCAAACTACTATCTTATTGCCCCTGATGGCAAGATTGTAGCAAGGGAACAAAAATGTGAAGCATTAAAAAGAAAGCTACAAGAGATCGTCAAATAA
- a CDS encoding YifB family Mg chelatase-like AAA ATPase has product MLVKLFGAAVQGIEATVITIEVNCSRGCMFYLVGLPDSAVKESHQRIISALQVTGHKMPTSNIVINMAPADIRKEGSAYDLPLAIGMLAASETIACDKLSQYVIMGELSLDGSIQPIKGALPIAIKAREEKLEGIIVPLQNAREAAVVNNLKVFGVSNIKEVIEFFNGEQNLEPITVDTREEFYAQQTIFDSDFCEVKGQENVKRALEVAAAGGHNIIMIGAPGSGKSMMSKRLPSILPPLSLNESLETTKIHSVAGKLSRNSSLISKRPFRDPHHTISQVAMVGGGSFPQPGEISLAHNGVLFLDELPEFNRSVLEVLRQPLEDRKITISRSRCSIEYPASFMLVASMNPCPCGYYNHPTKACVCSPGQVQKYLNKISGPLLDRIDIQIEIVPVPFDKMSDARQGEASSTIRERVIKARKIQEERFLSYPGVHSNAQMTSRLLAMYAQLDEKGLNLLKQAMNRLNLSARAYDRILKVSRTIADLEGSEKILPSHLAEAIGYRNLDRENWAG; this is encoded by the coding sequence ATGCTTGTCAAATTATTCGGTGCAGCCGTTCAAGGCATAGAAGCCACCGTCATCACTATCGAAGTCAACTGTTCACGAGGTTGCATGTTCTATCTTGTCGGCCTACCCGACTCAGCAGTTAAAGAGAGCCATCAACGCATCATCTCCGCTCTGCAGGTAACCGGACACAAAATGCCCACGAGCAATATTGTGATCAACATGGCCCCGGCCGATATCCGCAAAGAAGGTTCTGCCTACGATTTACCATTAGCCATCGGCATGCTTGCCGCAAGTGAAACCATCGCCTGCGACAAACTTTCTCAGTACGTAATAATGGGCGAACTTAGTCTTGACGGGAGCATTCAACCCATCAAAGGGGCTCTACCCATTGCCATAAAAGCAAGAGAAGAAAAACTGGAAGGCATCATCGTTCCTCTGCAAAATGCTCGCGAGGCAGCAGTGGTAAATAACCTGAAGGTGTTTGGTGTCAGTAATATCAAGGAAGTTATTGAATTCTTTAATGGCGAACAGAACTTAGAACCAATAACTGTCGACACGCGAGAAGAGTTTTATGCACAACAAACCATCTTTGACTCTGACTTCTGCGAGGTAAAAGGACAGGAAAATGTGAAACGAGCGCTTGAAGTAGCCGCTGCAGGAGGACACAACATTATTATGATAGGAGCTCCCGGAAGTGGCAAATCAATGATGAGTAAGCGATTACCATCCATTCTACCTCCTCTTTCGCTTAACGAAAGTCTGGAAACCACCAAAATCCATTCCGTGGCCGGTAAACTTAGCCGCAACTCCTCACTTATCTCCAAACGTCCTTTTCGCGATCCACATCACACCATCTCTCAAGTAGCCATGGTGGGCGGAGGCAGCTTCCCGCAACCCGGAGAAATTAGTCTGGCTCACAACGGCGTACTCTTTTTAGACGAGTTACCGGAATTCAACCGAAGCGTACTCGAAGTACTGCGTCAACCACTTGAAGACAGAAAGATTACCATCTCCCGATCCCGATGCAGCATTGAATACCCCGCCAGCTTCATGCTCGTCGCTTCTATGAATCCGTGTCCTTGCGGATATTACAACCACCCCACAAAAGCTTGTGTTTGTAGCCCGGGACAGGTTCAGAAATATCTCAATAAAATCTCCGGACCGCTACTCGACCGCATTGACATACAGATAGAAATCGTACCTGTTCCTTTCGATAAAATGTCCGATGCCCGCCAAGGAGAAGCCAGCAGTACCATACGAGAAAGGGTTATTAAAGCAAGAAAGATACAAGAAGAACGTTTTCTTTCCTATCCGGGCGTTCATAGCAATGCACAAATGACAAGCAGGCTCTTAGCCATGTATGCCCAACTAGATGAGAAAGGACTTAACCTCTTAAAGCAAGCCATGAATCGCCTGAACCTATCTGCCCGGGCATACGACAGAATCTTAAAAGTATCCCGTACCATTGCCGATTTAGAAGGAAGCGAAAAGATCTTGCCCTCGCATCTTGCCGAAGCGATTGGCTATCGCAACCTCGACCGGGAGAACTGGGCTGGATAA
- a CDS encoding IS5 family transposase, whose protein sequence is MKYKSQGIQLSIDAFKSSLEGLNKANRWVKLGDTLPWSEIERLYAVQLNNGKRGAGNKPARMIIGALIIKHKMNLSDEETILAIQENPYMQYFVGLSEFTDQPIFDSSLFVTIRKRLGTTDFNDMSVSLLELQLQLEKSRSAGKKSDSEDEGGGQVDVDDQDPTFVDNQGRVHAGSLKMDATCSDAEVRYPTDIDLLHDGCKVINRYIDKLCKGFSLIHPVTYYKEAHAAFHQVIKHRKKSKKMIHRAKSLLLTYLIRDIRSFTQLIAINGTQLFYSLKRYEQRTVKAIITMFHQQDEMFKSGVKSCANRIISIFQPHIRPIVRGKSKSPTEFGAKIGACVVKGYAFVDHHSWDAYNEASDLEKHIELYRLRFGFLPAKIYADKIYMNRANRSLMKELEIQAMGKPLGRPPKEQQTKEYQSKMAGAAGQRNQIEATFGTAKRIYRANNIRAKLPDTGNSWTAMCYFVKNVMKFLRELLRALFFVMNILANPDRIMEKVILLPRLANY, encoded by the coding sequence ATGAAGTATAAATCACAAGGCATTCAACTTAGTATTGATGCTTTCAAATCCTCTTTGGAAGGCTTGAATAAGGCTAACCGTTGGGTAAAATTGGGAGACACTCTTCCTTGGAGTGAAATAGAGCGTTTGTACGCTGTACAGCTTAACAATGGCAAACGTGGAGCCGGGAACAAACCGGCCCGTATGATTATCGGTGCTTTAATCATCAAGCATAAGATGAATCTCTCCGACGAGGAAACGATACTTGCCATTCAGGAAAATCCTTATATGCAATATTTTGTAGGCTTATCCGAGTTTACCGATCAACCGATCTTTGATTCCAGCTTGTTTGTGACCATCCGCAAACGCTTGGGTACGACTGATTTTAATGACATGAGCGTTTCTCTTCTGGAGCTCCAGCTCCAACTAGAGAAGTCAAGATCGGCAGGCAAGAAGAGCGATTCCGAGGACGAGGGCGGCGGACAAGTAGATGTGGATGATCAGGATCCTACCTTTGTCGATAACCAGGGCAGAGTGCATGCGGGTTCTTTAAAGATGGACGCTACCTGTTCTGACGCGGAAGTTCGTTACCCTACCGACATTGACCTGTTACATGATGGCTGCAAGGTCATCAACCGCTACATTGACAAACTGTGCAAAGGCTTTTCTTTGATTCATCCGGTGACTTATTATAAAGAAGCCCATGCCGCTTTTCATCAGGTGATCAAACATAGAAAGAAGAGCAAAAAGATGATTCATCGCGCTAAATCCCTTTTATTGACCTATTTGATTAGAGATATCCGTAGTTTTACTCAGTTGATAGCCATAAACGGAACGCAACTGTTTTACAGCCTTAAACGATACGAACAAAGGACTGTGAAGGCAATCATTACCATGTTCCATCAGCAAGATGAGATGTTCAAATCAGGTGTCAAATCTTGTGCTAATCGCATCATTAGCATCTTCCAGCCCCATATACGTCCCATTGTCCGGGGAAAGTCAAAATCACCCACTGAATTCGGGGCAAAGATTGGCGCCTGCGTTGTCAAGGGGTATGCCTTTGTGGATCATCACAGTTGGGATGCATATAACGAAGCTTCCGACCTGGAGAAACATATAGAACTTTACCGGCTACGCTTTGGATTTCTTCCGGCAAAAATCTATGCGGATAAGATTTACATGAACAGGGCCAACCGCTCACTAATGAAAGAACTGGAGATTCAGGCCATGGGCAAGCCTCTTGGCAGACCTCCAAAGGAGCAACAGACCAAGGAATATCAAAGCAAGATGGCGGGGGCGGCAGGCCAACGAAACCAAATAGAGGCTACATTCGGAACAGCAAAACGCATTTATCGGGCTAACAACATCAGAGCTAAGTTGCCCGATACGGGCAACTCATGGACTGCGATGTGCTATTTTGTGAAAAATGTGATGAAGTTCCTCAGAGAACTTCTTCGTGCTCTGTTTTTTGTGATGAATATATTGGCAAATCCAGACAGAATTATGGAGAAAGTTATTCTGTTGCCTAGATTAGCCAATTATTAA
- a CDS encoding alpha-L-fucosidase, whose translation MTSFGQISVAQEREQLTTSASEPMQTGKFEATWESLAQYQVPEWYRNAKFGIWAHWGPQCQPEQGDWFARSMYTEGSSNYNWFIKNYGHPSKFGFKDIINDWKAEKWDPEKLVKLYKRAGAQYFFAMGNHHDNFDLWDSKYHRWNSSKIGPKKDILEGWAKAAKHNKLPFGVSIHASHAWTWYETSQGADKQGSYAGIPYDGKLTKEDGKGKWWEGLDPQELYAQNHALSKGSENAGTIHSQWNWGNGVSVPNKEYCDNFYGRTVDMINKYKPDLLYFDDTALPLWPVSDVGLRIATHFYNSDIKRKGKLDAVIFGKILTEEQKECLVWDVERGAPDKIQQRPWQTCTCIGDWHYNRSVYDNNRYKSAKSVIQMLADIVSKNGNLLLNIPVRGDGSIDEKEVAVLEGIGRWMDVNKECIFDTRPWTIFGEGPDAEKLNPMQAQGFNEGKSKYTSKDIRFTQKGKTLYAIVMGWPEDGKIVIKSLATDSTNYEKEIKKVELLGSGKVSFTRDNSGLNIILPKQKPNDIALVLKINN comes from the coding sequence ATGACCTCATTCGGGCAAATCAGCGTTGCTCAAGAAAGAGAACAGTTAACCACCTCCGCTTCAGAACCTATGCAAACGGGCAAGTTTGAAGCAACATGGGAATCCTTAGCACAATATCAAGTACCCGAATGGTACCGCAATGCCAAATTTGGAATATGGGCTCACTGGGGACCGCAATGCCAACCCGAACAAGGAGATTGGTTTGCCCGTTCGATGTATACGGAAGGCAGTTCCAACTACAACTGGTTCATTAAGAACTATGGACATCCTTCTAAGTTTGGATTCAAAGACATTATAAATGATTGGAAAGCCGAAAAATGGGATCCAGAAAAATTAGTCAAACTCTATAAACGGGCAGGCGCACAGTATTTTTTTGCCATGGGTAACCACCATGATAATTTCGATCTATGGGATAGTAAATATCATAGATGGAACTCAAGTAAAATAGGCCCTAAAAAAGACATTCTCGAAGGCTGGGCCAAAGCAGCCAAGCACAACAAACTACCATTCGGCGTCAGTATCCATGCCTCTCATGCCTGGACGTGGTATGAAACCTCTCAAGGAGCAGACAAGCAAGGATCTTACGCCGGCATTCCTTATGATGGAAAACTCACAAAAGAAGATGGAAAAGGAAAATGGTGGGAAGGGTTAGATCCTCAGGAATTATACGCACAAAATCATGCATTAAGTAAAGGGAGCGAAAATGCAGGTACAATCCATTCTCAATGGAACTGGGGAAATGGTGTATCGGTGCCCAACAAAGAGTATTGCGATAATTTTTACGGCAGAACTGTCGATATGATCAATAAGTACAAACCCGATTTACTCTATTTTGATGACACAGCCCTTCCACTATGGCCTGTTAGTGATGTAGGGCTCCGAATTGCTACTCATTTCTACAATAGCGACATAAAAAGAAAGGGGAAATTAGACGCTGTCATCTTTGGAAAGATTCTAACTGAAGAGCAAAAAGAGTGCTTGGTTTGGGATGTTGAACGAGGTGCGCCTGACAAGATACAGCAAAGGCCTTGGCAGACATGTACCTGTATCGGAGATTGGCATTATAATCGTTCCGTTTACGACAATAATAGATACAAATCAGCCAAATCGGTAATACAAATGCTTGCAGATATAGTCAGTAAAAACGGTAATCTTTTGCTCAATATTCCTGTGCGCGGAGATGGAAGTATTGATGAAAAGGAAGTCGCTGTTTTAGAAGGAATAGGGAGATGGATGGATGTAAATAAAGAATGTATATTTGATACAAGACCTTGGACAATCTTTGGAGAAGGTCCCGATGCCGAAAAATTAAATCCAATGCAAGCTCAAGGTTTTAATGAAGGAAAAAGCAAATACACTTCGAAAGATATTCGCTTTACTCAGAAAGGAAAAACATTATATGCCATCGTTATGGGATGGCCTGAAGATGGTAAAATTGTGATTAAGTCATTGGCTACAGACTCCACTAATTATGAAAAAGAAATAAAGAAAGTAGAGTTATTAGGAAGCGGAAAAGTTTCATTCACCCGTGATAATAGCGGACTAAACATTATCCTCCCAAAACAAAAGCCGAACGATATAGCGTTGGTCTTAAAAATAAATAACTAA
- a CDS encoding L-rhamnose mutarotase encodes MNTKEAGYRVQEYHEPVKRYCQTIDLKDSPELIEEYIKRHSRAQHWSEIREGIRQVGILEMEIYILGTRLFMIVETPLDFEWESAMKKLATLPRQAEWEEYMSVFQISDPKATSSEKWKLMDRMFHLY; translated from the coding sequence ATGAACACAAAAGAAGCAGGATACCGGGTTCAAGAATACCATGAACCCGTAAAACGATATTGTCAGACTATTGATTTAAAAGATTCTCCCGAACTGATTGAAGAATACATCAAGAGACACAGCAGGGCCCAACATTGGTCCGAAATAAGAGAAGGAATCAGACAAGTGGGAATCCTTGAAATGGAAATATACATATTAGGTACCCGGTTGTTTATGATCGTTGAAACACCGCTTGATTTTGAATGGGAGTCGGCGATGAAGAAACTTGCAACCTTACCCCGTCAGGCAGAATGGGAAGAATACATGTCCGTTTTCCAAATATCCGATCCCAAAGCTACATCATCTGAAAAATGGAAACTTATGGATAGAATGTTTCATTTATATTAA
- a CDS encoding acetate--CoA ligase family protein has product MITSQLMHPQSIVVVGASNNMHKPGGAILRNLIQGGYKGELRAVNPKEAKVQGVRSFASVVDVPNTDLAILAISASMCPGAVEILAAEKQTRAFIILSAGFGEETQEGALLENRILEIVNKYGASLIGPNCIGVLNTWHHSVFTQPIPNLNPKGVDLISSSGATAVFIMESAVVKGLQFNSVWSVGNAKQIGVEDVLQYLDETFDAEKDSRIKLIYIESIKDPDRLLLHASSLIGKGCRIAAIKAGSSESGSRAASSHTGAIASPDSAVEALFRKAGIVRCYSREELTTVGCVFTLPELKGKNFAIVTHAGGPGVMLTDALSKGGLNVPKLEGPMVDELKSKLLPGASVANPIDVLATGTPQHLEIAIDYCENKFENIDAIMAIFGTPGLVTMFEMYDMLHQKMLHCKKPVFPVLPSIHTAGKEVEEFLQKGHVNFADEVTLGTALSRIMNVPKPAANKAELYGVDVPAIRRIIDSIPSDGYIEPHYVQALLRAAGISIVDEFVSNQKQEVLSFARRCGFPIVVKVVGPVHKSDVGGVALNVKSEEYLALEFDRMMSIPDAKAVMVQPMLKGTELFIGAKYEEKFGHVVLCGLGGIFVEVLKDVSSGLAPLSYEEAYSMIHSLRAYKIIQGTRGQKGVNEDKFAEIIVRLSTLLRFATEIKEMDINPLLATEKNVVAVDARIRIEKANLG; this is encoded by the coding sequence ATGATAACAAGTCAGTTAATGCACCCTCAAAGTATTGTAGTGGTAGGGGCGTCAAATAATATGCATAAACCCGGTGGGGCAATTTTAAGGAACCTTATTCAGGGAGGATATAAAGGTGAGCTGAGGGCTGTGAACCCTAAAGAGGCGAAGGTGCAGGGAGTACGTTCTTTTGCTTCTGTGGTCGATGTGCCGAATACGGATTTGGCTATTCTGGCTATTTCAGCTTCTATGTGTCCGGGTGCAGTAGAAATACTTGCCGCCGAAAAGCAAACGCGGGCATTTATCATTCTTTCGGCCGGATTTGGAGAAGAGACGCAAGAGGGTGCTCTGTTGGAGAATCGCATTCTGGAGATCGTGAATAAATATGGTGCTTCGCTCATTGGGCCGAACTGCATTGGTGTGCTTAACACTTGGCATCACAGTGTTTTTACGCAACCGATACCCAATTTGAATCCAAAAGGAGTCGACCTGATCTCTAGTTCCGGAGCTACGGCGGTATTTATTATGGAATCGGCTGTAGTGAAGGGACTTCAGTTTAATTCTGTCTGGTCGGTAGGTAATGCCAAGCAGATTGGAGTAGAGGATGTGTTGCAATACTTAGACGAAACATTTGATGCAGAAAAGGATTCTCGCATCAAACTCATTTATATAGAAAGCATTAAAGATCCGGACAGGCTGTTGCTTCATGCTTCTTCGTTGATAGGAAAGGGTTGCCGCATTGCAGCCATAAAAGCGGGAAGCTCGGAGAGTGGCAGTCGCGCTGCTTCTTCACATACGGGAGCTATTGCAAGTCCCGATTCTGCTGTGGAGGCTTTGTTTCGTAAAGCAGGTATTGTGCGTTGTTACTCTCGTGAGGAGCTCACTACTGTGGGCTGTGTGTTTACTCTTCCTGAACTTAAAGGGAAGAACTTTGCGATTGTGACTCATGCCGGAGGTCCCGGTGTAATGTTGACGGATGCTCTCTCGAAAGGCGGCTTGAATGTGCCAAAACTTGAGGGGCCGATGGTGGATGAACTTAAGAGCAAGCTTCTTCCGGGTGCATCTGTTGCTAACCCTATAGACGTCTTGGCTACAGGAACACCGCAACATCTTGAAATTGCAATAGACTATTGCGAAAATAAATTTGAGAATATAGATGCGATCATGGCTATCTTCGGAACACCGGGATTGGTGACGATGTTTGAGATGTATGATATGTTGCATCAGAAGATGTTGCATTGCAAGAAACCGGTTTTCCCCGTGTTACCCTCTATTCATACAGCAGGGAAAGAAGTAGAAGAGTTCCTGCAGAAGGGGCATGTGAACTTTGCTGATGAGGTAACGCTTGGCACAGCCCTGTCGCGTATTATGAATGTGCCAAAGCCTGCCGCCAATAAGGCTGAACTATATGGCGTAGATGTACCCGCTATTCGTCGGATCATTGATTCTATACCCTCAGATGGATATATTGAGCCGCATTATGTTCAGGCTCTGTTGCGTGCGGCCGGCATCTCCATTGTCGACGAATTTGTGTCTAATCAGAAGCAAGAAGTGCTCAGTTTTGCTCGCCGTTGTGGATTTCCGATTGTGGTGAAGGTGGTTGGGCCTGTTCATAAGTCGGATGTAGGAGGAGTGGCGCTGAATGTGAAGAGCGAAGAGTATTTGGCTTTGGAATTTGATCGAATGATGAGTATTCCGGATGCCAAAGCTGTGATGGTGCAACCAATGTTGAAAGGAACAGAACTGTTTATTGGAGCTAAATACGAAGAGAAATTCGGTCATGTCGTTCTTTGCGGGTTGGGTGGCATCTTTGTGGAGGTGCTGAAAGACGTATCTTCCGGTCTGGCGCCTCTCTCATACGAAGAAGCTTATTCAATGATTCATTCTCTGCGTGCCTATAAGATTATTCAGGGAACCCGTGGACAGAAAGGAGTGAATGAAGATAAATTTGCCGAAATAATCGTGCGTTTATCTACTTTGCTACGTTTTGCCACCGAGATAAAAGAAATGGATATCAATCCGCTTCTTGCTACGGAGAAGAATGTAGTGGCTGTAGATGCCCGTATAAGGATTGAGAAGGCAAATTTAGGTTAA